In one Thermosipho ferrireducens genomic region, the following are encoded:
- the epsC gene encoding serine O-acetyltransferase EpsC produces the protein MRSFLRELRNLKKIREEDIKEYLKKDPSLESKWQLFFHGGFQALQLYRISHLFYRHDLKFISYFFYYLSRIFYSVDIHPGAIIEPGVVIDHGIGTVIGSTVTIGKGTLIYHGVTLGSRNIQKGKRHPDIGRNVLIGCGASVLGPIKIGDNVQIGANSVVLSSVPSNVKVAGIPAKIVGWTNVQEIPEYIEWIV, from the coding sequence GTGCGAAGTTTCCTGAGAGAATTGAGAAATTTAAAAAAGATAAGAGAAGAAGATATAAAGGAGTATTTAAAAAAAGACCCTTCTCTTGAATCAAAATGGCAGCTTTTCTTTCACGGAGGTTTTCAGGCTCTTCAATTGTACAGAATTTCCCACCTATTTTACAGGCATGACTTAAAATTTATTTCCTATTTCTTTTATTATTTATCCCGGATATTTTATTCTGTTGATATACACCCTGGGGCTATTATAGAACCTGGTGTGGTTATTGATCATGGAATAGGAACTGTTATTGGTTCTACTGTTACCATAGGAAAAGGAACATTAATCTATCATGGTGTCACACTTGGCTCGAGAAATATTCAAAAGGGTAAAAGACATCCAGATATTGGGAGGAATGTTTTAATAGGCTGTGGAGCGTCTGTTCTTGGACCAATTAAAATAGGCGATAATGTTCAAATAGGTGCAAATTCAGTGGTATTAAGCAGTGTACCTTCCAATGTTAAAGTTGCTGGAATACCAGCAAAAATTGTTGGGTGGACAAATGTACAGGAAATACCAGAATATATAGAATGGATAGTTTAA